A genomic region of Leptospira bourretii contains the following coding sequences:
- a CDS encoding nucleotidyltransferase family protein, with the protein MKKIRIGVIAAAGKGTRAYPRTSFIPKPLFVIEGKSILHRNVELMVKTFGIEKVYVLVGHLKEQIIAEIEHIRSVLPKVVIEPVNWTEKGLASDVASLEKSIHEPFLTILGDEFYYRTDHDIFLKVLKKHPNMAASIGIVKTSLLSRIRKNYSVVLENDKILNLVEKPENPPNELLGLGSYFFTPEYFEFFKKTPASQKSGVIEITDVIDKMAKESKGGVYATMLSCEYFNINSMQDYYHAVYEVRNDLFHKFKTSLVIPTNNNERSITDVIVDFKDKFNEIIVIDNESTDETLALSKKEKVKTYTFPGDGDPTRLGEQVRRGIEYATGDIIVVVSPDGSFRSKDFPKLLEYMKDSDMVIGTRTTRQMIEQGSNLKPLYRLVNLLMGKLVEVFWWGQEPRFTDVDCQFFSVWRESYERVKPQLVVEDRKFIVELMIDIVRSHMRCIEIPVSYFKPVGQVEYRLRDMISDSIHIMKLILSKKFYLGEDRDGE; encoded by the coding sequence TTGAAAAAGATCAGAATTGGGGTCATTGCGGCTGCCGGAAAAGGAACCCGAGCATATCCCCGAACCAGCTTCATACCAAAACCTCTCTTCGTCATTGAAGGAAAGTCCATCCTCCATCGAAATGTGGAACTTATGGTGAAGACCTTTGGAATAGAAAAGGTCTATGTACTCGTTGGCCACCTCAAAGAACAAATCATTGCAGAGATTGAGCACATCCGATCTGTTTTGCCCAAAGTGGTCATTGAACCAGTCAATTGGACTGAGAAAGGGTTAGCTTCCGATGTGGCAAGTCTTGAAAAATCCATTCATGAACCTTTTCTAACAATCCTTGGGGATGAATTCTATTATCGAACGGACCATGATATCTTTTTAAAAGTTTTAAAGAAACATCCCAATATGGCGGCTTCTATTGGGATAGTCAAAACATCCTTACTTTCAAGAATTCGCAAAAATTATTCGGTTGTATTAGAGAATGATAAAATTCTAAATTTAGTTGAAAAACCTGAAAATCCTCCCAATGAACTTTTAGGATTGGGTAGTTATTTTTTTACTCCCGAATATTTTGAGTTTTTTAAAAAAACTCCCGCATCACAAAAGTCAGGTGTAATCGAAATCACGGATGTCATAGATAAAATGGCGAAGGAGTCCAAAGGAGGAGTATATGCAACCATGCTCAGTTGCGAATACTTCAACATCAACTCCATGCAAGATTATTATCATGCAGTATATGAAGTAAGGAATGACTTATTTCATAAGTTTAAAACCAGTTTGGTAATCCCAACTAATAACAATGAAAGATCTATCACGGATGTGATTGTTGATTTTAAAGACAAATTCAACGAAATTATTGTCATAGATAATGAATCTACTGATGAGACCTTGGCTCTCAGTAAAAAAGAGAAAGTAAAAACCTACACCTTCCCTGGTGATGGGGATCCCACAAGACTTGGAGAACAAGTAAGAAGGGGAATTGAATACGCAACAGGTGATATCATTGTTGTTGTTTCGCCTGATGGATCTTTTAGGTCCAAAGACTTTCCAAAACTACTCGAATACATGAAAGATTCGGATATGGTGATTGGAACTCGCACCACAAGACAGATGATCGAACAAGGTTCGAACTTAAAACCTCTTTATCGTTTGGTAAATTTACTGATGGGAAAATTGGTGGAAGTGTTTTGGTGGGGACAAGAACCTCGATTTACCGATGTGGATTGCCAGTTTTTTTCTGTTTGGCGAGAATCTTATGAACGAGTGAAACCACAACTTGTTGTTGAAGATCGTAAGTTTATTGTGGAACTGATGATCGATATTGTAAGGTCACATATGCGTTGTATTGAAATCCCTGTCTCTTATTTTAAACCAGTAGGGCAAGTGGAATATCGATTACGTGATATGATTTCTGATTCCATACATATAATGAAATTAATTTTATCTAAAAAGTTTTACCTAGGAGAAGATCGCGATGGCGAATAA
- a CDS encoding NAD-dependent epimerase/dehydratase family protein, with the protein MANKVLVTGGCGFLGSHVCELFRKEGWDVVSFDNMTKYELKRTGYGSDATRDYNWNYLKSIGVTMVKGDIRNLEHLMDRSADCDYIIHTAAQPAMTISWEDPELDFSTNVIGTFNVMEAARKHKIPVVNTSSIHVYGNSINDSLTEGKTSYERNPVEIPVTQPTMVGQISPLHASKMSAEHYVRSYTDMYGVKAASFRFTGIYGERQFGGEDHGWVANFAIRSVFGLPLRIFGTGKQTRDILHAEDGAKSYLEFFKNPIPGVYNIGGASPHKISLLECIHLIGEILGKKQEILFEVERPGDMRYFICDITEAKKFGFNPKILPKEGVTRLLKWIDANKDVFNISGK; encoded by the coding sequence ATGGCGAATAAAGTATTGGTAACAGGCGGATGCGGATTTTTGGGATCCCATGTTTGTGAATTATTCCGTAAAGAAGGTTGGGATGTTGTTAGTTTTGACAACATGACAAAATATGAATTAAAACGCACAGGTTATGGATCTGACGCCACTCGTGATTATAACTGGAATTATTTGAAGTCTATTGGTGTCACGATGGTAAAAGGTGACATTCGAAATTTAGAACATCTTATGGATCGTTCTGCAGATTGTGATTATATCATCCATACAGCCGCACAACCAGCTATGACCATTTCTTGGGAAGATCCTGAACTTGATTTTTCAACCAACGTGATCGGAACATTTAATGTTATGGAAGCGGCAAGAAAACATAAAATTCCAGTCGTGAATACTTCTTCCATCCATGTGTATGGAAATTCAATTAACGATAGTTTGACGGAAGGAAAAACTTCTTACGAAAGAAATCCAGTAGAAATCCCTGTGACACAGCCAACTATGGTGGGTCAAATTTCTCCTCTTCATGCTTCGAAAATGAGTGCTGAACATTATGTACGCTCCTATACCGATATGTATGGTGTAAAGGCAGCAAGTTTCCGATTTACTGGGATTTATGGTGAACGTCAGTTTGGTGGAGAAGACCATGGTTGGGTCGCAAATTTTGCGATTCGTTCTGTGTTTGGCCTACCACTTCGTATTTTTGGAACGGGAAAACAAACTCGTGATATTTTACATGCAGAAGATGGTGCAAAATCTTATTTAGAGTTTTTTAAAAATCCGATCCCTGGTGTTTATAATATTGGTGGTGCAAGCCCTCATAAAATTTCACTATTAGAATGTATCCATTTGATTGGTGAAATTCTTGGTAAAAAACAAGAAATACTTTTTGAAGTAGAAAGACCAGGTGACATGCGTTACTTTATTTGTGATATTACTGAAGCAAAAAAATTCGGTTTTAATCCAAAAATTCTTCCAAAAGAAGGAGTCACTCGACTTCTCAAGTGGATCGACGCGAACAAGGACGTTTTCAATATTTCTGGAAAGTAG
- a CDS encoding glycosyltransferase, which produces MSNKTLVIIPAYNEAETIEEVIRGAIVYADVSVTDDASKDATPTILAKLQKEFGKRLHVIRHEKNTHIPKGIQDGMKYAVEKGYDWVITMDAGLSHDAGYLKEFQSFPICDLVIGSRTSTVNVPLYRKFISWLAAKVMNYCLSKGIFNLFGANLRDCTSGYRRYSKPMFQKIAAYPLESIAFDFHMEALSIVANNDGSIKELPIRYVFSNSSFNRKVLKLAIQFAKKLLLRKWKLIPQYP; this is translated from the coding sequence ATGTCAAACAAAACTTTAGTCATCATCCCTGCATACAATGAAGCCGAAACCATTGAAGAAGTGATTCGAGGTGCCATTGTTTACGCGGATGTTTCCGTGACGGATGATGCAAGTAAGGATGCTACACCGACTATTTTAGCCAAATTGCAGAAGGAATTTGGCAAACGCCTTCATGTGATTCGTCATGAAAAAAATACCCATATTCCCAAGGGAATCCAAGACGGTATGAAATATGCGGTAGAAAAGGGATATGATTGGGTCATTACAATGGACGCCGGATTGTCGCATGACGCTGGTTATTTGAAAGAATTTCAATCTTTCCCTATATGTGACTTGGTCATTGGTTCCAGAACTTCAACAGTCAATGTTCCTTTGTATCGAAAGTTTATTTCCTGGCTTGCTGCTAAGGTAATGAATTACTGTTTGTCCAAAGGAATCTTCAATTTATTTGGAGCTAACTTACGAGATTGTACAAGTGGATACAGAAGGTATTCAAAACCTATGTTTCAGAAAATTGCAGCTTATCCTTTGGAATCAATTGCCTTTGATTTCCATATGGAAGCTCTTTCCATTGTTGCCAATAATGATGGATCTATAAAAGAATTACCTATCCGTTATGTTTTTTCAAACAGTAGTTTCAATCGCAAAGTTTTGAAACTTGCTATCCAATTTGCTAAAAAACTATTATTAAGAAAATGGAAACTGATCCCTCAATATCCGTAA
- a CDS encoding AZOBR_p60025 family cell surface glycopolymer formation protein yields the protein MVLKRIKPIFLFFNSKQWLTVLSFVLVWGVSTLSYWKKYEWNPSSMVNFGYEFALQNQKETPEKAILFKGETGDLGAGYDGQIFYYFSRPLSEFNLNWPKGFDESYRAPRIGYPLLIALFGFFGKSIAIFGMYFWNIGLTLISYFYLRKLLNEETKPFAILYLLSPFALGSYYVLVSDSVMVSILIIAYYYYVKENYIPFVILSSLAILTKEPALFLLFPLGLAAVFRRDWKRIIVVGLVLVIPVCWHLYLAYRFPNWRPGRLTDFILPFEGLISYMESIWRFIASGTNWKDLARLLSRFPLVVLFFLGLFLPFTGQIRKGWEFRISFLLIMFMVGTAGYYHFWSVYENVSRMFTLSIPVLLFLMNSDHKIRYQEYILFTLFILVLFLIKVLLISKQLGYQVGF from the coding sequence ATGGTTCTCAAACGTATCAAACCAATTTTTTTATTTTTTAATTCAAAACAATGGCTTACCGTTTTGTCATTTGTTTTGGTTTGGGGGGTCAGCACTCTATCGTATTGGAAAAAATATGAATGGAATCCCAGTTCTATGGTGAACTTTGGTTATGAGTTTGCTTTACAAAACCAGAAAGAAACTCCAGAGAAGGCCATCTTATTCAAAGGAGAGACGGGAGATCTGGGAGCAGGTTATGATGGCCAAATATTTTATTATTTTTCACGCCCACTTTCTGAATTTAATCTGAATTGGCCAAAGGGATTTGATGAATCCTATCGTGCACCGAGAATCGGCTATCCTCTGTTAATTGCTCTTTTTGGTTTTTTTGGTAAATCCATTGCAATTTTTGGAATGTATTTTTGGAATATTGGCCTTACTCTTATTTCTTATTTTTATTTGCGCAAACTTCTAAATGAGGAAACAAAACCTTTTGCCATTTTGTATCTCCTAAGTCCGTTTGCGTTGGGAAGTTATTACGTTTTAGTGAGTGACTCTGTAATGGTTTCCATATTAATCATTGCATATTATTATTACGTAAAAGAGAACTATATCCCTTTTGTAATTCTATCTAGTTTAGCAATCCTTACAAAAGAACCTGCATTGTTTTTGTTATTCCCTTTGGGCCTTGCTGCTGTCTTTCGCCGAGATTGGAAACGGATCATCGTTGTTGGTTTGGTTCTTGTCATTCCTGTTTGTTGGCATTTGTATCTGGCATATCGATTTCCAAATTGGAGGCCTGGTCGCCTAACTGATTTTATTTTACCTTTTGAAGGTTTAATTTCATATATGGAATCCATTTGGCGATTCATTGCCAGTGGAACCAATTGGAAAGATTTGGCTCGGTTGTTATCTCGTTTCCCACTGGTAGTTTTATTTTTTTTAGGATTGTTTTTGCCTTTTACAGGCCAAATTCGAAAGGGTTGGGAATTTCGAATTTCATTTTTATTGATTATGTTTATGGTAGGGACAGCCGGATATTATCATTTTTGGTCCGTTTATGAAAACGTATCGCGAATGTTTACTCTTTCCATCCCCGTTCTTTTGTTTTTAATGAATTCTGATCACAAGATTCGTTACCAAGAATACATTTTATTTACTTTGTTCATTTTAGTTTTGTTTCTTATCAAAGTACTACTAATTTCTAAACAGTTAGGTTATCAGGTGGGATTCTAA